The following proteins are co-located in the Desulfatirhabdium butyrativorans DSM 18734 genome:
- a CDS encoding response regulator, which produces MISDPAPCESPTSGIILFADDEPLLRDVASQMIQKLGFQVLTASTGREAIRLFQEHHDNIRVVILDMMMPDWNGAETFNKLQAIDPDVSILICSGFTREIMPELLAKGCKGFLQKPFTMADLKLHILKAMNEPISAV; this is translated from the coding sequence GTGATTTCCGATCCCGCCCCCTGCGAATCCCCCACTTCAGGGATCATTCTGTTCGCCGATGACGAGCCGCTGCTTCGGGATGTGGCCAGCCAGATGATCCAGAAACTCGGCTTCCAAGTCCTCACGGCATCCACTGGACGGGAAGCGATTCGGCTCTTTCAGGAACACCACGACAACATCCGCGTGGTCATTCTCGATATGATGATGCCCGATTGGAATGGCGCCGAAACCTTCAACAAGCTTCAGGCCATCGATCCGGATGTCAGCATACTCATCTGTTCCGGCTTCACCAGGGAAATCATGCCCGAGCTTCTGGCCAAGGGATGCAAAGGCTTCCTTCAAAAGCCCTTCACCATGGCTGATTTGAAATTGCACATTCTCAAGGCAATGAATGAACCGATATCCGCCGTATGA
- a CDS encoding Fic family protein — translation MNDRLLASIEGKKRELDRLRPLSSGILQKLRDQFVLEWTYNSNALEGNTLSLQETELVLNRGLTIGNKSLKEHFEAINHKAGIEFVEQFVAKKKILDESFLKELHHIILKNIDDGNAGRYRVTNVRILGAVHIPPDPSKIPRLIQEFLAWYYEHQHTMPIPALAAYAHYKFVCIHPFIDGNGRTSRLLMNLILMQNGYPPAVILNIDRKKYYRVLKLADLDKPQEFINFIGRAIERSLIIYLHSIEPISTRKGHQGYISLKEATQYCDYSLEYLSLLARKGKLPAVKFQRNWMTTREAIEDYKNNRKNPNRT, via the coding sequence ATGAATGATAGACTCCTTGCGAGTATTGAAGGTAAAAAGCGAGAGCTTGATCGCCTCCGTCCTCTTTCTTCAGGTATCCTTCAGAAATTACGCGACCAATTTGTTCTGGAGTGGACCTACAACAGCAATGCCCTTGAAGGCAACACTCTTTCGCTTCAGGAAACCGAACTTGTCCTTAACCGTGGCCTTACTATTGGCAACAAATCTCTTAAAGAACATTTTGAAGCTATAAACCATAAAGCAGGCATTGAATTTGTCGAACAATTTGTTGCAAAGAAAAAAATTCTCGACGAATCTTTTCTCAAAGAACTCCACCACATTATTTTGAAAAATATCGATGACGGCAATGCCGGAAGATACCGTGTCACCAATGTGCGGATTTTAGGCGCGGTGCACATCCCTCCTGATCCATCCAAAATTCCTCGATTAATCCAAGAATTTCTTGCCTGGTATTATGAACACCAACACACTATGCCGATTCCTGCATTAGCAGCCTATGCTCACTACAAATTTGTCTGCATTCATCCCTTTATTGATGGCAATGGAAGAACGTCTCGGCTCTTGATGAATTTGATCCTTATGCAGAACGGCTATCCGCCAGCGGTTATTTTGAATATTGACCGAAAGAAATATTATCGAGTCTTAAAATTGGCAGACTTGGATAAACCGCAAGAATTTATCAATTTTATTGGAAGAGCAATAGAACGTTCACTGATTATCTACTTACACAGCATAGAACCAATTTCAACTAGAAAAGGACATCAGGGATATATAAGCCTTAAAGAGGCAACCCAGTACTGTGATTATTCTCTTGAGTATTTATCTTTATTGGCTCGTAAGGGCAAATTACCGGCAGTAAAATTTCAACGGAATTGGATGACGACAAGAGAAGCTATAGAAGATTATAAAAACAATAGAAAGAATCCAAATCGGACATGA
- a CDS encoding HD domain-containing protein encodes MEPVDILKTVYADSPMVRDLLLIHGRVVGEKALEIADRCPELAIDRNFVIEAAFLHDIGIRECHASSIGCFGNLPYVQHGMVGRRMLEERGLFRHALVCERHVAMGIDREEIQKRRIPLPDGDMLPITIEEKLVCFADKFFSKDHNPEQEKPVENILKGLSRYGEKQTRRFLECCELFRYPIHSSPSEETCR; translated from the coding sequence ATGGAACCTGTCGACATTCTCAAAACCGTATACGCCGATTCACCGATGGTGCGGGATCTGCTGCTGATCCACGGCCGGGTGGTGGGAGAAAAGGCTCTCGAAATCGCAGACCGCTGTCCCGAGCTGGCAATCGATCGGAATTTCGTGATCGAGGCGGCGTTTCTGCACGACATCGGCATCCGGGAATGCCATGCGTCGAGCATCGGATGCTTCGGAAACCTGCCCTATGTGCAACATGGCATGGTCGGAAGACGAATGCTGGAAGAGCGGGGCCTTTTCCGTCATGCCCTGGTCTGCGAGCGGCATGTGGCCATGGGGATCGACCGGGAGGAAATCCAAAAGCGGCGGATTCCTCTTCCCGATGGGGATATGCTCCCCATCACCATCGAAGAGAAGCTCGTCTGCTTCGCCGACAAATTCTTCTCCAAGGACCACAACCCCGAGCAGGAAAAGCCTGTCGAGAACATCCTGAAAGGTCTCTCCCGTTACGGGGAAAAACAGACCCGGCGTTTTCTCGAATGCTGTGAGTTGTTTCGTTATCCGATCCATTCATCCCCCTCAGAGGAGACCTGCCGATGA
- the fdhF gene encoding formate dehydrogenase subunit alpha — MSTHALTINGNTFSFEPGETILDVARRNGIDVPTLCHLKNTTPTGACRICVVEVKGARTLLASCATPASDNMVVQTESPKVVEARKQILQLMLASGNHNCAIRTGNGKDWTAFQLKVQQEDKSAELCPVWGDCRLQDLAYRYQVTGEAFSATPVRYPIEDVNPFIVRDFSRCIQCGRCVQACTEVQVNNAIHFGYRGPASKIVAAGDRPLRDSECVFCGECVQACPVGALVEKNVRYNVRPWETHAVRTTCAYCGVGCQIYLHVKDNQVVKVTGVEQSPPNYGSLCVKGRFGFDFIHSPDRLKTPLIKENGKFREATWEEALNLTAKRLAEIKDNHGADSIGVLTSARVTNEDNYIANKFTRAVLKTNNIDHCARLUHSSTVAGLAATFGSGAMTNSIGDIETADVILVTGSNTTENHPVISTYIKRAVTRRGARLIVVDPRRVKIASFAHKWLRPNLGTDVAWINGMMNVIIAENLYNKTFVTERTVGFDELKRVTEKYTPEYVEEITGIPAKEIREAARMYATSRASSIVYCMGITQHTSGTDNVKSLANLSMLCGQIGRPGTGVNPLRGQNNVQGACDMGGLPDVYTGYQKVIDPEARKKMEAAWGVLGLPEKPGLKVTEMIPMAHEGKLKALYIIGENPLVSDPDLNHAEKSIAKLDFLVVQDIFMTETAQMADVIFPSKCFAEKDGTFSNTERRVQLVRKAVDPPGDIWDDWKIVAEVAKRLGYSMDYENSEAIFQELTQITPSYAGITYGRIDRVGLHWPCPNAEHPGTPILHKDAFPIGKGVFFGIEYRPPAEQADEEYPMYLTTGRVIYQYHTGTMTMKSEGLMDRSPECFVEIAPQDASRMGLAEGDRVSVTSRRGEIEAKISISEKAVAGTVFIPFHFALAAANRLTNAALDPVAKIPEYKVCAVKLKKAA; from the coding sequence ATGAGTACCCATGCCCTGACGATCAACGGGAATACATTTTCCTTCGAACCGGGCGAAACCATTCTGGATGTTGCCCGCAGAAACGGGATCGATGTCCCCACCCTGTGCCATCTCAAAAACACGACGCCGACCGGAGCCTGCCGGATCTGTGTGGTCGAAGTCAAAGGCGCAAGAACCCTGCTCGCATCCTGCGCAACGCCCGCTTCCGACAACATGGTCGTGCAGACCGAATCACCCAAGGTGGTCGAAGCCCGGAAACAGATTCTCCAGCTCATGCTCGCTTCCGGAAACCACAATTGCGCCATTCGCACCGGAAACGGCAAGGACTGGACGGCCTTTCAACTGAAAGTGCAGCAGGAGGACAAGAGCGCGGAACTCTGCCCGGTCTGGGGAGATTGCAGGCTGCAGGATCTGGCCTACCGTTACCAGGTAACGGGCGAGGCATTTTCGGCAACCCCGGTGCGCTATCCCATCGAAGACGTCAATCCCTTCATCGTCCGGGATTTCTCACGGTGTATCCAATGCGGCCGATGCGTGCAGGCATGCACCGAAGTCCAGGTCAACAACGCCATCCACTTCGGCTACCGGGGGCCAGCCAGCAAGATCGTCGCTGCCGGAGACAGGCCGCTCCGGGATTCCGAATGCGTGTTCTGCGGGGAATGCGTCCAGGCATGCCCCGTGGGCGCCCTGGTGGAAAAGAATGTCCGCTACAACGTACGGCCCTGGGAAACCCATGCGGTACGCACCACCTGCGCCTATTGCGGCGTCGGCTGTCAAATCTATCTGCATGTCAAGGATAACCAGGTGGTCAAAGTGACGGGTGTGGAGCAGTCGCCACCCAATTACGGAAGCCTCTGCGTAAAAGGGCGTTTCGGCTTCGACTTCATCCATTCCCCGGATCGCCTGAAAACGCCGCTTATCAAGGAAAACGGAAAATTCCGGGAAGCCACATGGGAGGAAGCCCTCAATCTGACGGCGAAACGTCTTGCCGAAATCAAGGACAATCACGGCGCCGACAGCATCGGGGTTCTCACCTCGGCCCGCGTCACGAACGAAGACAACTACATCGCCAACAAGTTCACCCGGGCGGTGCTCAAAACGAACAACATCGATCATTGCGCCCGTCTCTGACACAGCTCAACGGTGGCCGGTCTGGCCGCGACGTTCGGAAGTGGCGCCATGACAAACAGCATTGGCGACATCGAAACCGCAGACGTTATCCTGGTAACAGGTTCCAATACGACGGAAAATCACCCGGTGATTTCCACCTATATCAAGCGGGCCGTCACCCGCAGAGGAGCCAGGCTGATTGTGGTCGATCCGAGACGGGTCAAGATCGCCTCCTTCGCCCACAAATGGCTCAGGCCAAATCTCGGAACGGATGTTGCCTGGATCAACGGCATGATGAACGTCATCATCGCCGAAAACCTCTACAACAAAACCTTCGTCACGGAGCGCACGGTCGGCTTCGACGAATTGAAACGGGTCACCGAGAAATACACGCCGGAATACGTCGAAGAAATCACCGGCATCCCGGCGAAAGAAATCCGGGAAGCCGCCCGGATGTATGCCACATCCAGGGCATCGAGTATCGTCTATTGCATGGGCATCACCCAGCACACGAGCGGAACCGACAACGTCAAATCACTCGCCAACCTGTCCATGCTCTGCGGACAGATTGGACGGCCCGGCACGGGTGTCAACCCCTTGCGTGGTCAGAACAATGTCCAGGGGGCCTGCGATATGGGCGGGTTGCCGGATGTCTATACGGGATATCAGAAAGTGATCGATCCGGAAGCCCGGAAGAAAATGGAAGCCGCCTGGGGTGTACTGGGACTTCCCGAGAAACCCGGCCTCAAGGTCACGGAAATGATCCCGATGGCGCATGAAGGCAAGCTCAAGGCCCTGTACATCATCGGTGAAAATCCGCTCGTATCCGATCCGGATTTGAACCATGCCGAAAAAAGCATCGCCAAACTGGATTTTCTGGTGGTGCAGGATATTTTCATGACCGAAACGGCACAAATGGCGGATGTCATCTTTCCATCCAAGTGCTTTGCGGAAAAGGACGGCACGTTCTCCAACACCGAACGCCGGGTGCAGCTGGTGCGAAAGGCCGTCGATCCGCCGGGCGACATCTGGGACGACTGGAAGATTGTCGCAGAAGTCGCCAAACGACTCGGCTACAGCATGGACTATGAAAACAGCGAAGCCATTTTCCAGGAGCTGACCCAGATAACGCCTTCCTATGCAGGCATCACCTACGGGCGGATCGACCGGGTGGGGCTGCACTGGCCCTGCCCCAATGCGGAGCATCCCGGGACCCCGATCCTCCACAAGGACGCCTTCCCCATCGGCAAAGGGGTCTTTTTCGGCATCGAATACCGGCCGCCGGCAGAGCAGGCGGACGAGGAATATCCGATGTACCTGACCACCGGCCGGGTGATCTATCAATACCACACCGGAACGATGACCATGAAATCCGAAGGGTTGATGGATCGCTCACCGGAGTGTTTCGTTGAAATCGCTCCGCAGGATGCCTCCCGGATGGGTCTTGCAGAAGGCGATCGGGTGTCGGTTACGTCCCGCCGCGGCGAGATCGAAGCCAAGATCAGCATCTCGGAGAAAGCCGTTGCAGGAACCGTGTTCATCCCGTTCCATTTCGCCCTGGCTGCAGCCAACCGCCTGACCAACGCAGCTCTCGATCCGGTGGCCAAGATCCCGGAATACAAGGTGTGCGCCGTCAAGCTGAAAAAAGCGGCGTGA
- a CDS encoding hydantoinase/oxoprolinase family protein, which produces MIIGLDVGGTHTDVVLLAKDGIRKAVKVPTNSADLFHTVLTGITAVTAGIDPASLRRIVLSTTLATNAIAQGCIPNVGMIVSSGPGIDPEYFRTHRNYTAVRGCIDHRGREIEPIDPEQVRQAAQCFLEQGITHLGIVGKFSVRNPAHEIAIQKALPPGFERIFLGHRVSGSLNFPRRIATTYLNAAVFPIHYAFFNAVRQSLAERGICVPIHIMKPDGGTMLLDASVDQPAQTILSGPAASVMGSLAFAFDEEDAIILDIGGTTTDIAVLVNLAPILNPSGITVGSYKTLIRSMESHSLALGGDSAISIAQGRLQIGPERKGFALAFGGPYPTPTDALCILGKIKTGNTDRAVEGFQPIAKALGCGIEDAAKQVLDTLCRTVVQEANELLRRINEKPVYTIHEILEGYRVHPKKILLLGGPAPYLASRIERFSEGMQVGVVPRWDVANAIGAALARTTTEVVLFADTQQGIAMAPEESWQEKVDRQFDKDKAIEHATALLRQKAVRLGAVPEDLETEVIEEYQFNMVRGFYTTGRNIRVRVQIKPGLIAASDAIVGMLSQE; this is translated from the coding sequence ATGATCATTGGACTCGATGTTGGGGGTACCCATACAGACGTCGTGCTGCTGGCAAAGGACGGAATTCGGAAAGCCGTCAAGGTTCCCACCAATTCCGCCGATTTGTTCCACACGGTGTTGACCGGTATCACGGCCGTTACGGCAGGCATCGATCCGGCCTCGCTTCGGCGGATCGTTCTCAGCACCACCCTCGCAACGAATGCCATCGCTCAGGGCTGTATCCCCAATGTCGGCATGATCGTCAGCTCTGGTCCGGGCATCGATCCCGAATACTTCCGAACGCATCGGAATTACACCGCCGTCCGCGGATGCATCGACCACCGGGGCAGAGAAATCGAGCCCATCGATCCGGAGCAAGTCCGGCAAGCGGCCCAATGCTTCCTGGAGCAAGGCATCACACATTTGGGCATCGTCGGAAAATTCTCCGTCCGCAATCCCGCTCACGAAATCGCCATCCAGAAAGCCCTTCCCCCTGGCTTTGAACGGATTTTCCTCGGGCACCGGGTTTCCGGAAGCCTCAACTTTCCCCGACGCATCGCCACCACCTACCTCAACGCCGCCGTTTTCCCCATTCATTACGCATTCTTCAATGCCGTGCGGCAAAGCCTGGCCGAACGCGGCATTTGCGTACCCATTCACATCATGAAGCCTGACGGTGGAACGATGCTCCTCGACGCCTCGGTCGATCAGCCGGCCCAGACCATTCTGTCCGGACCGGCAGCCAGCGTGATGGGATCGCTGGCCTTCGCCTTCGACGAGGAGGATGCGATCATTCTCGATATCGGCGGGACGACCACAGACATCGCCGTCCTGGTCAATCTGGCTCCTATACTCAATCCGAGCGGCATCACCGTCGGTTCCTACAAGACGCTCATCCGTTCGATGGAAAGCCACTCCCTGGCCCTCGGCGGAGACAGCGCCATCTCCATCGCTCAGGGCAGGCTGCAGATCGGACCGGAACGCAAGGGGTTCGCCCTCGCATTCGGCGGCCCATACCCTACACCGACAGACGCCCTGTGCATTCTCGGAAAGATCAAAACCGGAAATACGGATCGTGCGGTCGAAGGATTCCAGCCCATCGCCAAAGCACTTGGATGCGGGATCGAAGATGCGGCGAAACAGGTTCTCGATACCCTGTGCCGCACCGTCGTCCAGGAAGCCAACGAACTGCTGCGGCGGATCAACGAAAAGCCGGTTTACACCATCCACGAAATTCTCGAAGGTTACCGGGTCCATCCGAAAAAGATCCTGCTGCTGGGCGGCCCGGCCCCCTATCTGGCCTCCCGGATCGAACGTTTCTCCGAAGGCATGCAGGTCGGCGTCGTTCCCCGCTGGGATGTGGCCAACGCCATCGGCGCCGCCCTTGCCCGGACGACCACGGAAGTCGTTCTCTTTGCCGACACCCAGCAAGGCATCGCCATGGCCCCGGAAGAATCCTGGCAGGAAAAGGTGGACCGGCAATTCGACAAGGACAAAGCCATCGAACACGCCACGGCCCTGTTGCGTCAAAAAGCCGTTCGGCTCGGCGCTGTCCCGGAGGATCTGGAAACGGAAGTCATCGAAGAGTATCAGTTCAACATGGTCCGGGGTTTCTATACGACCGGCCGGAACATCCGGGTCCGGGTACAGATCAAGCCGGGACTCATCGCGGCTTCGGATGCCATCGTCGGCATGCTGTCACAGGAGTGA
- a CDS encoding histone deacetylase family protein, which translates to MYQAKRRTGLVFFPAFDWAINPTHPEREERLLYTQDQVFEEGIFDIEGIEEFKPDLVTVKDVQRVHFCVPDVWGVTTESHFISAGGAKTIGMAVMDKRVERGFALVRPPGHHAMRVVHGARGFCNINIEAIMIEYLRKAYGIRKVAIVDTDCHHGDGTQDIYWHDPDTLFISLHQDGRTLYPGSGFTNEIGGPTASGYTLNYPLPPNTSDEGFLYAIEQVVLPVLKEFEPELIVNSAGQDNHFSDPITNMNFTAQGYARLTELLQADIAVLEGGYSIEGALPYLNVGIILAMAGLDYSKVTEPNYNPMALRQKPEIMTWIQRIGDQVLTNWKNRNQLSEMARGDKRFEERSRTLFYDTDSLVEDQKETLRICPDCPGAWKIETECQKTQRALAIHVPVHACSDCRNLAMDWFEQGARQDFDAVFLQDRPQDRFVVKRRGAA; encoded by the coding sequence ATGTATCAGGCAAAACGCAGGACCGGCCTCGTATTTTTCCCGGCTTTCGACTGGGCCATCAATCCGACCCATCCCGAACGGGAAGAACGTCTGCTCTATACCCAGGACCAGGTATTCGAAGAAGGCATTTTCGACATCGAAGGCATCGAAGAATTCAAACCGGACCTGGTAACCGTGAAGGACGTGCAGCGGGTGCACTTCTGTGTTCCGGACGTGTGGGGCGTTACGACAGAATCCCATTTCATCAGCGCAGGCGGCGCCAAAACCATCGGCATGGCCGTGATGGACAAGAGGGTGGAGCGGGGCTTTGCCCTGGTCCGGCCGCCGGGACACCATGCCATGCGGGTGGTGCATGGCGCAAGGGGATTTTGCAACATCAATATCGAAGCCATCATGATCGAGTACCTGCGCAAGGCTTACGGCATCCGCAAGGTCGCCATCGTCGATACCGACTGCCACCACGGAGACGGGACCCAGGACATCTACTGGCACGATCCGGACACCCTTTTCATTTCATTGCACCAGGACGGGCGCACCCTCTATCCGGGCTCCGGCTTCACCAACGAAATCGGCGGCCCTACCGCCAGCGGCTACACCCTGAACTACCCGCTTCCGCCGAACACCTCCGATGAAGGGTTCCTGTACGCCATCGAGCAGGTGGTACTGCCGGTTCTGAAGGAATTCGAACCCGAGCTGATCGTCAACTCCGCCGGTCAGGACAACCATTTTTCCGATCCCATCACGAACATGAATTTCACGGCGCAGGGCTACGCCCGCCTGACGGAGTTGCTGCAGGCCGACATCGCCGTGCTGGAAGGCGGCTACAGCATCGAAGGCGCCCTGCCGTACCTCAATGTCGGCATCATCCTGGCGATGGCCGGGCTCGATTACAGCAAGGTGACGGAACCCAACTACAACCCGATGGCGTTGCGCCAGAAACCCGAGATCATGACCTGGATCCAGCGCATCGGCGATCAGGTGCTCACGAACTGGAAAAACCGCAACCAGTTGAGCGAAATGGCCCGGGGTGACAAACGCTTCGAAGAAAGAAGCCGAACGCTTTTCTACGATACGGACAGCCTGGTGGAAGATCAGAAAGAAACGCTGCGGATATGCCCCGATTGCCCGGGCGCGTGGAAAATCGAGACGGAATGCCAGAAGACCCAGCGCGCCCTGGCCATTCACGTACCCGTTCATGCCTGCAGCGATTGCCGAAATCTGGCGATGGACTGGTTCGAGCAAGGAGCGAGGCAGGATTTCGATGCCGTGTTTCTTCAGGATCGGCCGCAAGACCGGTTTGTCGTCAAGCGGAGGGGGGCGGCGTGA
- a CDS encoding class I SAM-dependent rRNA methyltransferase: MRPGRIILKRGREKSVLNRHPWIFSGAVDRIEGNPASGDTCHVVASNGTFLAQAAYSPHSQITARIWSFDPEEQIDRAFFLRTVRKALDRRKSAGYDADGARSAFRLVFAESDGLPGFVADRYADVIVCQLLSAGAEFWKNEIVSAIAETVSCTGIYERSDTAARIKEGFAASVGVLWGRVPDETIPILENGLRFQVDIRQGHKTGFYLDQAENRRAVADYCTGKSVLNAFCYTGAFGIHALRAGAEHVVQMDASEQALDAARRHADMNGFSEEGRVRHVCADVFEALRRFRDRGETFDAVILDPPKFAESKAQVERACRGYKDINLLAMKLIRRGGILATFSCSGMISPALFQKVVADAACDAKREARILRWCHQGADHPVALSFPEGLYLKGLICRIE; encoded by the coding sequence GTGAGACCGGGCAGAATCATTCTCAAGCGTGGCCGAGAAAAATCGGTCCTGAACCGGCACCCGTGGATTTTTTCGGGTGCCGTGGACCGGATTGAGGGAAATCCAGCCTCCGGGGATACATGCCATGTTGTGGCATCGAATGGGACGTTTCTGGCTCAAGCCGCCTACTCCCCGCATTCCCAGATCACCGCCCGGATCTGGAGTTTCGATCCCGAAGAGCAGATCGACCGGGCGTTTTTCCTCAGAACGGTTCGCAAAGCCCTCGACCGGCGCAAATCCGCTGGATACGATGCCGATGGTGCCCGAAGCGCCTTCCGGCTCGTCTTTGCCGAATCCGACGGCCTTCCCGGATTTGTAGCCGATCGATATGCCGATGTCATCGTCTGCCAGCTTCTTTCTGCAGGCGCTGAATTCTGGAAGAACGAAATCGTCTCCGCCATTGCCGAAACGGTATCCTGCACAGGTATTTATGAGCGCTCCGATACAGCAGCCCGTATAAAGGAAGGGTTTGCGGCATCTGTCGGCGTGCTCTGGGGTCGGGTTCCGGATGAAACGATCCCGATTCTCGAAAACGGGCTCCGATTCCAGGTCGACATCCGGCAGGGTCACAAGACCGGCTTCTATCTCGATCAGGCCGAAAACCGAAGGGCCGTTGCCGACTATTGTACCGGAAAATCCGTTCTGAACGCCTTCTGTTATACGGGTGCCTTCGGCATCCACGCGCTCCGGGCAGGTGCGGAGCATGTGGTGCAGATGGACGCATCGGAGCAGGCGCTCGATGCCGCCCGCCGTCATGCCGACATGAACGGCTTTTCGGAGGAAGGCCGGGTACGGCATGTGTGCGCCGATGTCTTCGAGGCCCTGCGGCGGTTTCGGGATCGGGGAGAAACTTTCGATGCCGTCATCCTCGACCCGCCCAAGTTCGCGGAATCCAAGGCCCAGGTCGAACGGGCCTGCAGGGGCTACAAGGACATCAATCTACTGGCGATGAAGCTTATCCGGCGGGGCGGGATTCTCGCCACCTTCTCCTGCTCCGGCATGATCTCCCCTGCCCTGTTTCAAAAAGTCGTTGCCGATGCGGCCTGTGATGCAAAAAGGGAAGCCCGGATCCTGCGCTGGTGTCATCAGGGAGCCGATCACCCGGTGGCGCTTTCCTTTCCCGAAGGGCTGTATCTGAAAGGGTTGATCTGCCGGATCGAATAG
- a CDS encoding cupin domain-containing protein: protein MNHDVKVHTLAAMIDYQKDAVVSKTLVKKDSGTITLFAFDAGQGLSEHTAPFDAMVQVLEGEAEIAISRTPFRVAAGQMIVMPAHSPHALKAVTAFKMLLTMIRQ from the coding sequence ATGAACCACGATGTAAAGGTCCATACCCTTGCAGCCATGATCGATTATCAGAAAGACGCCGTCGTCAGCAAAACCCTCGTCAAAAAGGACAGCGGCACCATCACCTTGTTCGCCTTCGATGCCGGTCAGGGCCTGAGCGAACACACGGCTCCCTTCGACGCCATGGTGCAGGTGCTCGAAGGGGAAGCCGAAATCGCCATCTCGCGAACGCCTTTCCGGGTGGCCGCGGGCCAGATGATTGTGATGCCCGCCCATAGCCCCCATGCCTTGAAGGCTGTAACTGCATTCAAAATGCTCTTGACCATGATCCGGCAATAA
- a CDS encoding sigma-54-dependent transcriptional regulator, which produces MKPSLLIVDDEKDMLKLLQRSIRADIDCEIFSATDALSGLHIVETHSIDVALLDIRMPRVDGLELLERIRSIDSFITVIMMTAYGVIEVAVDSIKKGAYDFITKPFEHETLIHLLTKAFERSRLLRENRHLQRRIQTEQTFQNLVGMSPAMQKVYDTIQMVAQTDVTVLITGESGTGKNLAARAIHAMSSRSSKPYVHVNCPTLPESILESELFGYKKGAFTHATQDKKGLIEEADGGTLCLDEIGDISPAVQTKLLQVLEEKQIKPLGQTASLHVNIRLLASTNCDLREKIAAKQFREDLFYRLNVVNLHMPPLRDRREDIPLLSHYFLKRYNTEFERDKKGFSPELIQLFLEARWEGNVRELANLVKRGVVLAPEDTIRPEDIGWSSSRSSSECPADRYLEMEYRVAKQKTLADFHNRYFENLLHRAEGNVTRAAQICGLERQHLQQILRKYDISAERFR; this is translated from the coding sequence ATGAAGCCCTCCCTGCTGATCGTCGATGACGAAAAAGACATGCTGAAGCTGCTGCAGCGATCCATCCGTGCGGATATCGATTGTGAAATCTTTTCCGCCACCGACGCGCTTTCCGGCCTTCACATCGTCGAAACCCATTCAATCGATGTCGCGCTTTTGGATATCCGCATGCCCCGCGTTGACGGGCTCGAGCTTCTTGAACGCATCAGATCCATCGACTCCTTCATCACGGTGATCATGATGACGGCCTACGGTGTCATCGAAGTCGCTGTCGATTCGATCAAGAAGGGAGCCTATGATTTCATCACCAAGCCCTTCGAGCACGAAACCCTGATCCATCTGTTGACAAAGGCCTTCGAGCGCAGCAGGCTCCTTCGCGAAAACCGCCATCTGCAACGGCGCATCCAGACAGAGCAGACCTTCCAGAACCTCGTCGGCATGAGCCCTGCCATGCAGAAAGTCTATGACACCATCCAGATGGTGGCGCAAACCGATGTCACCGTACTCATCACCGGGGAATCCGGCACCGGGAAAAATCTCGCCGCACGGGCGATCCACGCCATGAGCTCTCGATCCAGCAAGCCTTATGTGCATGTAAACTGCCCTACCCTTCCGGAATCCATCCTGGAAAGCGAACTTTTCGGCTATAAGAAAGGGGCCTTCACCCACGCCACCCAGGACAAAAAAGGCCTCATCGAAGAAGCGGATGGTGGAACCCTGTGCCTCGATGAAATCGGCGACATTTCCCCTGCCGTACAAACGAAACTGTTGCAGGTGCTCGAAGAAAAACAGATCAAGCCCCTCGGGCAGACGGCAAGTCTTCATGTGAATATACGGCTTCTGGCATCCACCAATTGCGATCTGCGGGAGAAAATCGCAGCCAAGCAATTCCGGGAAGATCTGTTCTATCGCCTCAACGTCGTCAACCTGCACATGCCGCCGCTGCGGGACAGAAGGGAAGATATCCCGCTTCTATCCCATTATTTCCTGAAGCGCTATAATACCGAGTTCGAGCGTGACAAGAAGGGGTTTTCGCCGGAGCTCATCCAACTGTTTCTGGAAGCCAGATGGGAAGGAAATGTGCGGGAGCTGGCCAATCTCGTCAAGCGGGGTGTCGTGCTTGCCCCGGAAGATACGATCCGGCCCGAGGATATCGGATGGTCTTCCAGCAGAAGTTCTTCCGAATGCCCTGCAGATCGCTATCTGGAGATGGAATACCGTGTGGCCAAACAGAAAACGCTTGCGGATTTCCACAACCGCTATTTCGAGAACCTGCTTCACCGGGCGGAAGGCAATGTCACCCGGGCGGCCCAGATCTGCGGACTGGAGCGACAGCACCTGCAGCAGATTCTCCGAAAATACGACATCAGCGCTGAACGGTTCAGGTAA